TCCAATAATCTTGCAACTTCTATGGAATTTACTTTTGTGAAGCGTATTTGAGATCCAAGGCCATAGATCAATTTTGGACTTCTTTTCTTGGGGTGATTCCTTAATTCACTTTTAAAAAAGGCTTTACCTGGGCAATGTGAAAAATACTTCACATTTTTATAGATCCATTATTACTCTTCCTTGAGTATTGAGCGATACCTTAGCATGAGCTAATGGCATGGGGTTTTAATTGgctattctttttttcttgggaTCATAAAGGTGAAATCTCTCACTTTAAGGGCTCTCACAGCTCAGCCCCATAATTTCTGCAAGAAGGGTAAATCACGGAATCCAGTAGTGAGAATCGAACACGAACATTGTGACCGACTATATAGCGGCTAGAATTCAGAGCTCTTGGAACCAATATATGTACGGTCTCAATTGCTGAGTTATGCCCATGAAGGTgctattcttcttctctattgTTTGGCAATATATAGCAGCATTGgtgtattgttttttttttttttggctcttTAGCAATGAATTATACAAGGAGAGATTATAACTTATAGATCAAGGCCAAAATTATTATTGCTTAACCTTCAAGGACAACACAAACATAATACATGAGAAGAGAATTGCTCACACaattacattataaaaatttattaatacaaCTCAATATTAGAGTGAAGATTTATAAGAACACACTGATCTTCAACTTATTGATAACATGACAAAACTAACCAACACCAAATGAAATCACTTCAGGTCTTTTAATCATTCAACTTATTAATGAAGTAGGAATTTCTTGTACCAAGCTGCAGACTTTTTCAGGCATCTTTTAACTCCATTTTGATAATCTACATAAATGAGACCATATCTGAGAGTGAAACCAGAACTCCATTCCCAATTGTCAAGAAGAGACCAAGCCATGAAACCCTTCACATCAACACCATCACTGCaggcataaaatataaaatgaaatcttCGTGAAATTCCTATTTTacttatgttaaaaaaaaaaaaaaaaaaaaaaagctcaagTGGGGtatatgcataaaaaattaCTACTTTAATTAAGAGTTGCTGAACTAGAAATGATACAACAGTATAATGAAATATCTTCTATATGTTAATTTATAGGGTTTAGAACTCACTCAATAGCCTCCTTGAGAGCCAAAAGATGGGCATGGTAGTACTCTATCCTTTCTGGATCCTTGATACAGGTCTTTTCTGTATTCTTGGTCTCTTCTTCAATTATTTCGTTACTATCACCTAATCCTGAGAATGATGAAaatcaactataaatatatttaatttggaagATGTCAACAAGCGATATATATGAGCaagataattattttcttaccaTTTTCTGTAATGTACATTCTCGGACTCTTGTAATGGTTTTTAGtataattcaatatttttttaagtccTTCTGGTACATTATACGTATTTCCAAGCTGCAAGCCATTTATCATAAGTTGAttacaaaacaaaaactaatatTAGTTATGAAAGGGGAACTGAAAGTAAATCATCATCATATTGTTATTAGTATGTAAATATACCGGTTTACCAATAGGCTTTCCATCTTTCTCACCTATAAACGATAAATACAAATGAATTAGAACTTTTCAATAGATTTAGGTCCATTTAGTTGCAATGTAGCATCAAAccttttaaaaaacaaatatactTACTTGTCAAAATAGCCAAATCATCAGTTGAAAAGCTGAGATGGGCAGGTTTATCATGACGGGGCACATGAACCGCATAGTTTGAGCTATAATAGTTTAGGGCAATGAAGTCGTAAGACCCTATCAACAGCATAGCTTCTGAATCATTGAATTTTGGTAACCTATGTCGCACAAGATCTTTCATGATTCGCGGATAGTCGCCGTAAACCAATGGATGAATAAACCTATAAAAGTTAAAGACTTTTTATCTTAGTGACAATTTCTAAACACCTTGATATAGTCTTAAATCAAAGATTACTTTTTGGCATTTTGATCAATATATTCAACTCACCATCCATACATAAAGTCAAGTGCACGATTGGCTGCTTTTTCGTCTACCAACTTTTTAGAGTAAGGATACATCCAACCGGCATTCAAAGTTATTCCTATTTCTCCTTTTTGGGACTCCTGCAAGTCAAGTCACGAAAGATGAACactcataatatatattataaactgAAGAatcagaaaattaaaaatctcaCTTGGTATTTCTCCATGTACACTTTGGCTGCTTTTGCATGAGCAATAAGCATATTATGACCAACTATGTAAGGTTCTGTTGAAGAATTCCCATCTGGGCAATTGTTAATTCTCCATGCAGAACATCGTCCCGGTGCCATGGCACCCAAGTCATAACCCATCAAAATGTAAACATATGGCTCGTTAAAGGTTATCCAATGCTTGACCTTACCCCC
This window of the Diospyros lotus cultivar Yz01 chromosome 5, ASM1463336v1, whole genome shotgun sequence genome carries:
- the LOC127801562 gene encoding beta-glucosidase 12-like, which produces MATHLSWFLLGLLVLAAANAEYLVSDKFNRSSFPEGFLFGASSSAYQYEGSPGTRGDTIWEAFVRDSPYKIADRSNANVTDDFLKHYKEDVKLMKDIGMNVFRFSISWARVLPSGRVSGGVNKTGVDFYKSLIDELLANGIQPFVTLFHFDLPQALEEEYEGFLNHNITDDFKDYAEFCFKEFGGKVKHWITFNEPYVYILMGYDLGAMAPGRCSAWRINNCPDGNSSTEPYIVGHNMLIAHAKAAKVYMEKYQESQKGEIGITLNAGWMYPYSKKLVDEKAANRALDFMYGWFIHPLVYGDYPRIMKDLVRHRLPKFNDSEAMLLIGSYDFIALNYYSSNYAVHVPRHDKPAHLSFSTDDLAILTSEKDGKPIGKPLGNTYNVPEGLKKILNYTKNHYKSPRMYITENGLGDSNEIIEEETKNTEKTCIKDPERIEYYHAHLLALKEAIDDGVDVKGFMAWSLLDNWEWSSGFTLRYGLIYVDYQNGVKRCLKKSAAWYKKFLLH